One stretch of Enterobacter sp. RHBSTW-00994 DNA includes these proteins:
- a CDS encoding M20 family metallo-hydrolase: MDQLTQYIQTLTPQLSAWRRDFHRFAESGWVEFRTAAKVAETLHHLGYELAMGRDVVDADSRMGLPDDTTLAREFIRAREQGAPEKWLTAFEGGFAGIVATLNTGRPGPVMAFRVDMDALDLSEAQEESHRPFREGFSSCNPGMMHACGHDGHTTIGLGLAQVLKQNEAQLNGTIKIIFQPAEEGTRGARAMVAAGALEGVDYFTAIHIGTGVPAGTVICGSDNFMATTKFDVRFTGVAAHAGGKPEEGRNALLAAAQAALALHSIAPHSEGASRVNVGVMQAGSGRNVVPASALLKVETRGESEAINQYVFERATSVITGAAALYGVTSEMRLMGAATSSTPTPAWVNYLREQASQVSGVTHAIDKVKAPAGSEDATLMMARVQENGGLASYMVFGTDLSAGHHNEKFDFDEQIMCIAIETLARTALNFPWARGV; the protein is encoded by the coding sequence ATGGATCAACTGACGCAATACATCCAGACCTTAACCCCGCAACTGAGCGCATGGCGACGCGATTTCCACCGTTTTGCAGAGTCTGGCTGGGTGGAGTTTCGCACGGCGGCAAAAGTGGCAGAAACATTACACCACCTGGGCTACGAACTGGCGATGGGCCGGGACGTTGTGGATGCCGACAGCCGCATGGGGCTGCCGGATGATACAACTCTTGCCCGCGAGTTTATCCGCGCCCGTGAGCAAGGCGCTCCCGAAAAATGGCTTACGGCCTTTGAAGGCGGATTTGCCGGTATCGTTGCCACCCTCAATACAGGCCGACCCGGCCCCGTTATGGCCTTTCGGGTGGATATGGATGCTCTCGATCTGAGTGAGGCCCAGGAGGAGAGCCATCGCCCATTCCGTGAAGGTTTTTCCTCCTGTAATCCCGGTATGATGCACGCCTGTGGTCATGACGGTCACACCACGATCGGCCTGGGTCTGGCGCAGGTACTGAAACAGAATGAAGCCCAGTTGAACGGCACGATCAAAATTATTTTCCAGCCCGCCGAAGAAGGCACTCGGGGCGCTCGCGCGATGGTGGCTGCCGGTGCGCTTGAGGGGGTGGATTACTTTACCGCTATTCATATTGGCACAGGCGTCCCTGCCGGAACCGTTATCTGCGGCAGCGATAACTTTATGGCTACCACCAAGTTTGACGTGCGCTTTACCGGTGTAGCCGCACACGCCGGCGGTAAACCAGAAGAAGGCCGCAACGCCCTGTTAGCTGCCGCACAGGCCGCGCTCGCCCTGCACAGCATAGCACCACACAGCGAAGGCGCTTCCCGCGTAAACGTTGGTGTCATGCAGGCTGGCAGTGGCCGCAATGTCGTGCCTGCCAGCGCTTTGCTTAAGGTAGAAACCCGCGGCGAAAGCGAAGCCATCAATCAGTACGTATTCGAGCGTGCAACGTCTGTTATTACCGGTGCGGCTGCACTTTACGGCGTTACCTCAGAGATGCGTCTGATGGGGGCGGCAACCTCCAGTACCCCAACCCCCGCCTGGGTGAACTACCTCCGCGAACAGGCAAGCCAGGTTTCCGGCGTCACGCATGCCATCGACAAGGTAAAAGCGCCTGCAGGCTCTGAAGATGCCACGCTGATGATGGCGCGAGTGCAGGAAAATGGCGGCCTGGCCTCTTATATGGTGTTTGGTACAGATCTGAGTGCCGGGCATCACAACGAAAAATTCGACTTCGACGAGCAGATCATGTGCATCGCTATCGAAACCCTGGCGCGAACGGCGCTGAATTTTCCGTGGGCGCGAGGTGTGTAA
- a CDS encoding LysR family transcriptional regulator → MSYQVKFHQIRAFVEVARQGSIRGASRALNLSQPALTKSIKELEEGMAAQLFVRRSKGVTLTECGESFYQHANLILEELRAAQDDIRQRQGQLAGQINIGMGASISRTLMPAVITRFHVQHPRVKVRIMEGQLVSMINELRQGELDFTINTYCQGPYDHEFTFEKLFEKPFAIFCREGHPAIGARTINELLHYDWTMPTPRGSYYKQLEDVFMHRSQIPRIGIVCETFSSCISLVAQSDFLSILPQELGCDPLLAHRLVMLPVVETLPKATYYLIQRRDSRQTPLTESLITQFRREARNIVYE, encoded by the coding sequence ATGTCCTATCAGGTTAAATTTCATCAAATCCGGGCGTTTGTAGAAGTGGCTCGCCAGGGCAGTATTCGGGGGGCGAGCCGGGCGCTGAATCTTTCCCAACCGGCACTGACCAAATCGATCAAGGAGCTGGAGGAAGGGATGGCTGCTCAGCTTTTTGTTCGGCGCAGTAAAGGTGTGACGCTGACAGAGTGTGGTGAAAGCTTTTATCAGCATGCCAACCTCATTCTTGAGGAACTTCGTGCCGCGCAGGACGACATTCGTCAGCGGCAGGGGCAACTGGCCGGACAAATCAACATTGGTATGGGAGCCAGTATTTCCCGAACATTAATGCCTGCGGTCATTACCCGTTTTCACGTGCAGCATCCACGAGTGAAGGTCCGAATAATGGAAGGGCAGCTGGTATCGATGATTAACGAATTACGTCAGGGGGAACTGGATTTTACAATAAACACTTATTGCCAAGGTCCATACGATCATGAATTTACCTTCGAAAAACTCTTTGAAAAACCGTTTGCCATATTTTGTCGGGAAGGGCATCCGGCAATAGGAGCCAGAACAATTAATGAGCTTTTACATTATGACTGGACAATGCCAACGCCACGGGGAAGTTATTATAAACAATTAGAAGATGTGTTTATGCACCGCTCGCAAATACCCCGTATCGGTATTGTCTGTGAAACGTTTTCCTCCTGCATTAGCCTGGTCGCACAAAGTGATTTCCTGAGCATTCTGCCGCAGGAACTGGGCTGTGACCCGTTGTTGGCGCATCGTCTGGTGATGCTGCCTGTTGTCGAAACACTCCCAAAAGCGACTTATTATTTAATCCAGCGACGTGATTCACGCCAGACACCGCTTACTGAATCGTTAATTACGCAATTCAGAAGGGAAGCCAGAAATATAGTATATGAATAA
- the smrA gene encoding DNA endonuclease SmrA, protein MNPDDKSLFLDAMEDVQPLKRCTDIHWQPERNSRTRQELDTEQLDNFLTLGFLELVPLAEPLAFQRDGVQQGVIDKLRSGKYSRQASLNLLRQPVEQCRQMLFAFIRQAGREGLRNLVIVHGKGREDNSHPNVVRSYLARWLAEFDDVQAFCVALPHHGGSGACYVALRKSDEARAENWERHAKRSR, encoded by the coding sequence ATGAACCCTGACGACAAATCGCTCTTTCTTGACGCCATGGAAGATGTCCAGCCCCTGAAGCGCTGTACCGATATTCACTGGCAGCCGGAGCGTAATTCGCGTACCCGACAAGAGCTTGATACCGAGCAACTCGATAATTTTTTAACGCTGGGTTTTTTGGAGTTAGTCCCGCTTGCAGAGCCGCTGGCATTTCAACGTGACGGTGTGCAGCAGGGGGTTATTGATAAGTTACGCTCAGGTAAGTATTCCCGTCAGGCCAGCTTAAACTTATTACGCCAGCCCGTTGAACAATGCCGTCAGATGCTGTTTGCGTTTATCCGCCAGGCAGGGCGCGAGGGGCTGCGCAATCTGGTTATCGTTCACGGAAAAGGGCGTGAAGATAATTCACACCCCAACGTTGTGCGCAGTTATCTGGCACGCTGGCTCGCGGAATTTGACGACGTGCAGGCATTTTGTGTGGCATTGCCTCATCATGGAGGCAGCGGAGCCTGTTATGTCGCGCTACGAAAATCTGACGAAGCCAGAGCTGAAAACTGGGAGCGGCACGCCAAACGCAGTCGTTAA
- a CDS encoding LysE family translocator has translation MALSLLSSYLVAVILLLITPGPVIALVTHTALREGYKRAFITLAGTNLASLVLLAMAVLILSGIVEIHPLSLTCISLAGALFIGAMAIQILTHSGTGEQTSTRPGGFITGFLTAIANPKDILFFVAFFPLFVPVTHNFAHSIALLTAIWIVLDLVILTLWIVGIRRYVSVKYERVIRFATAVFMLAVAVYGVMWNGKEILAALSAG, from the coding sequence ATGGCGTTATCGCTACTGAGCTCTTATCTCGTGGCCGTTATTCTATTGCTCATCACACCCGGTCCCGTTATTGCACTCGTGACTCACACAGCCTTACGGGAAGGGTATAAACGTGCATTTATCACGCTTGCCGGAACCAATTTAGCGTCGCTGGTGTTACTGGCGATGGCGGTGTTAATCCTGAGCGGGATCGTGGAAATACACCCATTAAGCCTGACGTGTATCAGCCTTGCGGGTGCGCTATTTATCGGTGCAATGGCAATTCAGATACTTACGCATTCAGGTACAGGGGAGCAAACATCAACACGACCGGGCGGCTTTATCACCGGATTTTTAACGGCTATTGCCAACCCAAAAGACATTCTCTTTTTTGTCGCCTTTTTCCCGCTGTTCGTCCCGGTAACCCATAATTTTGCGCACAGCATTGCTCTGTTGACGGCTATCTGGATTGTGCTGGATCTGGTGATCCTTACCCTCTGGATCGTGGGCATCAGACGGTATGTCTCAGTAAAGTACGAACGTGTCATACGGTTCGCGACAGCCGTATTTATGCTGGCGGTCGCGGTGTATGGCGTGATGTGGAATGGGAAAGAGATACTGGCAGCACTGAGCGCAGGTTAA
- a CDS encoding LysR family transcriptional regulator, with the protein MLSPLPPLYALRAFDAAALCGSFTRAALMLHVTPGAISRHIRTLEENFHCQLFLRNGPAVELTDAGRILASQLRNGFATLESACEAFRTTRHGLRLKAPSTLTLNWLLNILKIFVEENSTPEVHVSSVWMDVDHVDFYQEPFDCAILLGNGQFGEQTVSQLLFKECLAPVCAPGLLEKAQHNISACELIHPSPDRRDWRRWLKGSPFELTLDISKGKVFDTLEQGNQAAAGGFGVSVGDVALSIPALESGLLVMPFTRTIETGDGYYLVWPSDSPKQQGIETLCAFLLGHIPDISTCVK; encoded by the coding sequence ATGCTCTCTCCACTTCCGCCTTTGTATGCACTACGGGCCTTTGATGCCGCCGCCCTTTGTGGCTCGTTTACCCGTGCGGCACTAATGCTGCACGTCACACCTGGCGCAATCAGCCGTCACATCCGTACCCTGGAAGAGAACTTTCATTGCCAGCTCTTTCTGCGCAATGGTCCTGCGGTTGAACTGACCGATGCCGGACGTATCCTGGCAAGCCAACTCAGAAATGGTTTTGCTACGCTGGAGAGTGCGTGTGAGGCATTTCGTACCACCCGCCACGGACTACGACTAAAAGCCCCCTCAACACTAACACTGAACTGGTTACTGAACATTCTGAAGATATTTGTTGAGGAAAACTCAACGCCTGAGGTGCATGTTTCCAGTGTCTGGATGGATGTCGATCACGTTGATTTTTATCAGGAGCCGTTTGACTGCGCGATTTTGCTCGGCAACGGTCAGTTTGGCGAGCAGACCGTTTCACAGTTGCTCTTTAAAGAGTGCCTTGCGCCGGTATGTGCGCCGGGGCTTCTGGAAAAAGCGCAACACAATATCAGTGCCTGCGAACTGATTCACCCTTCGCCAGATCGGCGTGACTGGCGACGCTGGCTTAAAGGTAGCCCGTTTGAGTTGACGCTGGATATCAGCAAAGGGAAGGTTTTCGATACGCTGGAGCAGGGAAATCAGGCGGCAGCCGGTGGGTTCGGTGTGTCTGTTGGGGATGTGGCGCTGAGCATTCCGGCGCTGGAGAGTGGTTTGCTGGTGATGCCGTTTACCCGCACGATTGAAACCGGGGATGGCTATTATCTGGTCTGGCCCAGCGACAGCCCAAAGCAACAGGGCATTGAGACGCTATGTGCGTTCTTGCTCGGGCATATTCCGGATATCAGCACGTGCGTTAAATAG
- a CDS encoding methyl-accepting chemotaxis protein: MLKNLHVITGIIFALTIFCLLQVVTGGLFYSAVSNDRHNFQNSGVLNAQQESLSDSVNTLVKTRVTVTRVAIRYLKNQRDPAAMAAISKLLGTASESLGKAETYYSAWQKMPQVKGQNQALTEEMQKSWTQMHEVMRLSIEYLRADNYQAYGDLDAQQAQDDMEAVYNRWRAENNTLLKAAAEENQSSFTHMQWTLAGIFLAVVVVLVVIWQGLQHLLLTPLKSIMNHIRTIAGGDLTHSITLGSRNEMGQLATGLHEMQQSLVSTVSAVRGSTDSIYTGAGEIAAGSNDLSARTEQQAASLEETAASMEELTATVKQNSDNARQATLLAKNASDTAARGGRVVDNVVRTMTEIADSSQQIAHITSVIDSIAFQTNILALNAAVEAARAGEQGRGFAVVAGEVRTLASRSAQAAKEIKGLIENSVSRVNTGSGQVSEAGETMKEIVAAVTRVTDIMGEISSASDEQSRGIEQVSLAVSQMDSVTQQNAALVQESATAAAALEDQSEQLRQAVAAFRLNAQEKVTASRPTNVKTPQLLRPATTTAADGNWETF, translated from the coding sequence ATGCTGAAAAATTTGCACGTTATCACCGGTATTATCTTTGCACTCACCATATTCTGTCTGCTGCAAGTTGTCACGGGCGGGTTGTTTTACTCTGCCGTCAGTAATGACCGCCACAACTTCCAGAACTCAGGCGTGCTTAACGCGCAACAGGAAAGCCTGAGTGACAGCGTGAACACCCTGGTGAAAACACGCGTTACCGTCACCCGTGTAGCGATTCGTTATCTGAAAAATCAACGTGACCCAGCGGCAATGGCCGCCATCAGCAAACTGCTGGGAACGGCCAGTGAATCACTGGGAAAAGCCGAAACCTATTACAGCGCCTGGCAAAAAATGCCACAGGTGAAGGGCCAAAACCAGGCTCTGACGGAAGAGATGCAAAAATCCTGGACGCAAATGCATGAGGTGATGCGTCTGTCGATTGAGTATCTGCGTGCAGATAACTATCAGGCTTATGGCGATCTGGATGCGCAGCAAGCGCAGGATGATATGGAGGCGGTATACAACCGCTGGCGTGCAGAGAATAACACCTTACTCAAAGCCGCCGCCGAAGAGAACCAGAGCAGCTTTACGCATATGCAATGGACGCTGGCTGGCATCTTCCTCGCCGTAGTCGTTGTCCTGGTGGTGATTTGGCAAGGTTTACAACACCTGCTGTTAACCCCACTGAAAAGCATCATGAACCATATTCGAACCATCGCAGGTGGCGATCTGACGCACAGCATTACTCTTGGCAGCCGTAATGAAATGGGACAACTGGCGACCGGTTTGCATGAGATGCAACAATCTCTGGTGAGCACGGTCAGCGCGGTGCGCGGCAGTACCGACTCGATCTACACCGGCGCAGGTGAAATTGCCGCCGGTAGCAACGATCTCTCGGCCCGTACAGAACAACAGGCTGCCTCACTGGAAGAAACGGCTGCCAGCATGGAAGAGTTAACCGCAACGGTCAAACAGAACTCCGATAATGCCCGTCAGGCCACCTTACTGGCCAAAAATGCCTCCGATACCGCGGCCAGGGGTGGACGTGTCGTCGATAACGTTGTGCGTACCATGACCGAAATTGCCGACAGCTCACAGCAGATTGCTCACATTACCAGTGTTATCGACAGCATCGCGTTCCAGACCAATATCCTGGCACTCAACGCCGCTGTTGAAGCCGCTCGAGCCGGGGAACAGGGCCGGGGATTTGCCGTCGTAGCAGGCGAAGTACGAACGCTGGCCAGCCGCAGTGCGCAGGCGGCGAAAGAGATCAAAGGACTTATCGAGAACTCGGTTAGCCGTGTAAATACCGGTTCTGGCCAGGTCAGTGAAGCGGGTGAAACCATGAAAGAGATCGTCGCGGCAGTCACCCGCGTGACCGACATTATGGGTGAAATTTCGTCGGCATCCGATGAGCAGAGTCGGGGGATTGAGCAGGTTAGCCTGGCCGTTTCGCAGATGGACAGCGTGACACAGCAAAACGCCGCGCTGGTTCAGGAATCAGCAACGGCCGCCGCCGCGCTGGAAGACCAGTCAGAACAGTTACGTCAGGCCGTCGCGGCATTCCGCCTGAACGCACAAGAAAAGGTGACGGCTTCTCGCCCGACAAATGTGAAAACACCACAATTGTTACGCCCGGCAACCACTACCGCCGCCGACGGTAACTGGGAAACCTTCTGA